A genomic region of Capra hircus breed San Clemente chromosome 19, ASM170441v1, whole genome shotgun sequence contains the following coding sequences:
- the HDAC5 gene encoding histone deacetylase 5 isoform X6, with the protein MNSPTESADGMPGREPALEILPRTPLHGIPVTVEVKPVLPGAMPSSMGGGGGGSPSPVELRGALAGPVDPALREQQLQQELLALKQQQQLQKQLLFAEFQKQHDHLTRQHEVQLQKHLKQQQEMLAAKRQQELEQQRQREQQRQEELEKQRLEQQLLILRNKEKSKESAIASTEVKLRLQEFLLSKSKEPTPGGLNHSLPQHPKCWGTHHASLDQSSPPQSGPPGTPPSYKLPLLGPYDSRDDFPLRKTASEPNLKVRSRLKQKVAERRSSPLLRRKDGTVISTFKKRAVEITGAGPGVSAVCNSAPGSGPSSPNSSHSTIAENGFTGSVPNIPTEMLPQHRALPPDTSPNQFSLYTSPSLPNISLGLQATVTVTNSHLTASPKLSTQQEAERQALQSLRQGGALTGKFMSTSSIPGCLLGVALEGDSSPHGHASLLQHVLLLEQARQQSTLIAVPLHGQSPLVTGERVATSMRTVGKLPRHRPLSRTQSSPLPQSPQALQQLVMQQQHQQFLEKQKQQQLQLGKILTKTGELPRQPTTHPEETEEELTEQQDALLGEGALTIPREGSTESESTQEDLEEEEEEEEEEEEEEDCIQVKDEERESGAEEGPDLEESSAGYKKAFADTQQLQPLQVYQAPLSLATVPHQALGRTQSSPAAPGGLKSPPDQPTKHLFTTGVVYDTFMLKHQCMCGNTHVHPEHAGRIQSIWSRLQETGLLSKCERIRGRKATLDEIQTVHSEYHTLLYGTSPLNRQKLDSKKLLGPISQKMYAMLPCGGIGVDSDTVWNEMHSSSAVRMAVGCLVELAFRVAAGELKNGFAIIRPPGHHAEESTAMGFCFFNSVAITTKLLQQKLNVGKVLIVDWDIHHGNGTQQAFYNDPSVLYISLHRYDNGNFFPGSGAPEEVGGGPGVGYNVNVAWTGGVDPPIGDVEYLTAFRTVVMPIAHEFSPDVVLVSAGFDAVEGHLSPLGGYSVTARCFGHLTRQLMTLAGGRVVLALEGGHDLTAICDASEACVSALLSVELQPLDEAVLQQKPNVNAVATLEKVIEIQSKHWSCVQRFAAGLGRSLREAQAGETEEAETVSAMALLSVGAEQAQAAAAREHSPRPAEEPMEQEPAL; encoded by the exons TGCAGAAGCAGCTTCTGTTCGCTGAGTTCCAGAAACAGCATGACCACCTGACCCGGCAGCATGAAGTCCAGCTGCAGAAGCACCTCAAG cagcagcaggagatgctGGCAGCCAAGAGGCAGCAGGAGCtggagcagcagcggcagcgggAGCAGCAGCGGCAGGAGGAGCTGGAGAAGCAGCGGCTCGAGCAGCAGCTGCTCATCCTTCGAAACaaggagaagagcaaagaga GTGCCATCGCCAGCACTGAGGTGAAGCTACGGCTCCAGGAATTCCTCCTGTCGAAGTCAAAGGAGCCCACACCAGGCGGCCTCAACCATTCCCTCCCACAGCATCCTAAATGCTG GGGAACCCACCATGCTTCTTTGGACCAGAGTTCCCCTCCCCAGAGCGGCCCCCCTGGGACGCCTCCCTCCTACAAACTGCCTTTGCTTGGGCCCTATGACAGCCGCGATGACTTCCCCCTCCGCAAAACAG CCTCCGAACCCAACTTAAAAGTACGTTCGAGGCTAAAGCAGAAGGTGGCCGAGCGGAGAAGCAGTCCCCTCTTGCGTCGCAAGGATGGGACTGTCATTAGCACCTTTAAGAAGAGAGCTGTTGAGATCACAGGTGCCGGACCTGGGG TGTCCGCCGTGTGTAATAGCGCGCCAGGCTCTGGCCCCAGCTCTCCCAACAGCTCCCACAGCACCATCGCGGAGAATGGCTTTACGGGCTCGGTTCCCAACATCCCCACCGAG ATGCTCCCCCAGCACCGGGCCCTCCCTCCGGACACCTCCCCCAACCAGTTCAGCCTCTACACGTCTCCCTCTCTGCCCAACATCTCCCTAGGGCTGCAGGCCACGGTCACAGTCACCAACTCGCACCTCACC GCCTCCCCGAAGCTGTCGACGCAGCAGGAGGCCGAGAGGCAGGCCCTCCAGTCCCTGCGGCAGGGCGGTGCACTGACCGGCAAGTTCATGAGCACATCCTCCATCCCTGGCTGCCTGCTGGGCGTGGCACTGGAGGGCGACTCGAGCCCCCACGGGCATGCCTCATTGCTGCAGCACGTGCTGCTGCTGGAACAAGCCCGGCAGCAGAGCACCCTCATTGCTG TGCCGCTCCACGGGCAGTCCCCGCTGGTGACGGGTGAGCGCGTGGCCACCAGCATGCGGACAGTGGGCAAGCTCCCGCGGCACCGGCCCCTGAGCCGCACCCAGTCCTCGCCGCTGCCCCAGAGCCCCCAGGCCCTGCAGCAGCTGGTcatgcagcagcagcaccagcaattcctggagaagcagaagcagcagcagctgcagctgggCAAG ATCCTTACTAAGACGGGGGAGCTGCCACGGCAGCCCACCACCCACCccgaggagacagaggaggagctgACGGAGCAGCAGGACGCCTTGCTGGGGGAGGGAGCCCTCACCATACCCCGAGAAGGCTCCACGGAGAGTGAGAGCACCCAGGAAGacctggaggaagaggaagaggaggaggaggaagaggaggaggaggaggactgcATCCAGGTCAAGGATGAGGAGCGCGAGAGCGGTGCTGAAGAAGGGCCCGACTTGGAGGAGTCCAGTGCTGGCTACAAAAAG GCATTTGCAGACACCCAGCAGCTGCAGCCGCTGCAGGTATACCAGGCACCCCTCAGCCTGGCCACTGTGCCCCACCAGGCCCTGGGCCGCACCCAGTCCTCACCTGCTGCCCCTGGGGGCTTGAAGAGCCCCCCAGACCAGCCCACTAAGCACCTCTTCACCACAG GTGTGGTCTACGACACGTTCATGCTGAAGCACCAGTGCATGTGCGGGAACACACATGTGCACCCCGAGCACGCTGGCCGGATCCAGAGCATCTGGTCCCGGCTGCAGGAGACAGGCCTGCTCAGCAAGTGTGAG CGAATCCGGGGTCGTAAAGCCACGCTGGATGAGATCCAGACGGTGCACTCCGAGTACCACACCCTGCTCTACGGTACCAGCCCCCTCAACCGGCAGAAGCTGGACAGCAAGAAGCTGCTCG GCCCCATCAGCCAGAAGATGTACGCCATGCTGCCTTGCGGGGGCATTGGG GTGGACAGCGACACTGTGTGGAACGAGATGCACTCCTCCAGCGCCGTGCGCATGGCGGTGGGCTGCCTGGTGGAGCTGGCATTCAGGGTGGCCGCAGGGGAGCTCAAG AATGGATTTGCCATCATAAGGCCCCCAGGACACCACGCGGAAGAATCCACAGCCAT GGGATTCTGCTTCTTCAACTCAGTAGCTATCACAACCAAGCTCCTGCAGCAGAAGTTGAATGTGGGCAAGGTTCTCATCGTGGACTGG GACATTCACCATGGCAACGGCACCCAGCAAGCATTTTACAACGATCCCTCCGTGCTCTACATCTCCCTGCATCGCTATGACAATGGGAACTTCTTTCCGGGCTCCGGGGCTCCTGAAGAG GTTGGCGGAGGGCCGGGCGTGGGGTACAATGTGAATGTGGCGTGGACAGGAGGTGTGGACCCCCCCATCGGAGACGTGGAGTACCTAACAGCCTTCAG GACAGTGGTGATGCCCATTGCCCACGAGTTCTCACCTGATGTGGTCCTGGTCTCCGCTGGCTTTGATGCTGTTGAGGGACACCTGTCTCCGCTGGGTGGCTACTCTGTCACCGCCAGAT GTTTTGGCCACTTGACCAGGCAGCTGATGACGCTGGCAGGGGGCCGGGTGGTGCTGGCCCTGGAGGGAGGCCACGACCTGACCGCCATCTGTGATGCCTCTGAGGCCTGTGTCTCGGCGCTGCTCAGCGTGGAG CTACAGCCCTTGGACGAGGCAGTCTTGCAGCAAAAGCCCAACGTCAATGCAGTGGCCACGCTGGAGAAAGTCATCGAGATCCAGA GCAAACACTGGAGCTGTGTGCAGAGGTTCGCTGCTGGCCTAGGCCGTTCCCTGCGGGAGGCCCAGGCAGgtgagacagaggaggctgagacTGTGAGTGCCATGGCCTTGCTGTCGGTGGGGGCCGAGCAGGCCCAGGCGGCTGCGGCCCGGGAGCACAGCCCCAG GCCGGCAGAGGAGCCTATGGAACAGGAGCCTGCCCTGTGA